From Lysinibacillus sp. SGAir0095, the proteins below share one genomic window:
- a CDS encoding NAD(P)-dependent alcohol dehydrogenase, which produces MITAKARAIDGPNNTFRAAEITRRDLDLHDVLIEIKYAGICHSDIHTAHGEWGAVNYPLVPGHEIAGIVTDVGAEVTKYKVGDRVGVGCMVDSCGDCENCHKGEEQFCLNGHVPTYAGVDKYGEPTQGGYSSHIVVTENFVVRIPDNIELDKAAPLLCAGITTFSPLNRWGAGPGRKVAVIGLGGLGHMAVQIAHAMGAEVTVLSQTLNKKEDGLELGADHYYATSDSGTFKKLAGHFDLIINTVSAKIDINAYFGLLTVDGTLVNVGAPAEPLSVNVFSLIGGRRSFAGSLIGGIRETQEMLDFCAQHNIASKIEVISADQIDEAYERVLASDVKYRFVIDISTM; this is translated from the coding sequence ATGATAACTGCTAAAGCACGTGCTATCGATGGTCCAAATAACACTTTTCGAGCTGCCGAAATTACACGACGTGATTTAGATTTGCATGATGTGTTAATTGAAATTAAATATGCGGGTATTTGTCATTCCGATATTCATACTGCTCATGGTGAGTGGGGGGCAGTCAATTATCCTCTTGTTCCTGGACATGAGATTGCAGGGATTGTAACAGATGTAGGTGCAGAAGTTACTAAGTATAAAGTGGGTGACCGTGTTGGGGTAGGCTGCATGGTTGATTCTTGCGGAGATTGTGAAAATTGCCATAAGGGGGAAGAACAATTCTGTCTAAATGGACATGTTCCTACTTATGCTGGAGTTGACAAATACGGTGAGCCAACTCAAGGTGGCTATTCTTCTCACATTGTGGTGACTGAAAACTTTGTAGTTAGAATTCCAGATAATATTGAGCTAGATAAAGCAGCACCGTTACTATGTGCAGGTATTACAACATTCTCACCATTAAACCGATGGGGAGCTGGACCAGGTAGGAAAGTAGCTGTTATTGGTTTGGGCGGTCTTGGCCATATGGCCGTACAGATTGCTCATGCGATGGGTGCTGAAGTAACAGTCTTATCCCAAACATTGAATAAAAAAGAAGACGGCTTGGAATTAGGAGCAGATCATTACTATGCGACAAGTGATTCCGGAACGTTTAAAAAACTTGCTGGTCATTTTGATTTAATCATTAACACAGTTAGTGCGAAAATTGACATCAATGCCTATTTTGGATTACTCACAGTAGACGGCACACTTGTAAACGTTGGTGCTCCAGCTGAGCCGTTATCAGTCAATGTATTTTCTTTGATTGGCGGGCGTCGTTCCTTTGCAGGTTCGTTAATCGGGGGAATCCGTGAAACACAGGAAATGTTAGATTTCTGTGCACAACACAATATTGCTTCTAAAATTGAAGTAATCTCAGCCGACCAAATTGACGAAGCCTATGAACGTGTCTTAGCTTCAGATGTGAAATATCGATTTGTCATTGATATCAGTACCATGTAG
- a CDS encoding DUF896 domain-containing protein has protein sequence MLSEQKIKRINELSKKAKEGKLTEAEAKERTQLRKEYLDSFRSSFRNTIENVQIIDATGNDVTPEKIKEIQRNKLN, from the coding sequence ATGTTATCCGAACAAAAAATAAAAAGAATTAATGAGCTATCAAAAAAGGCAAAAGAGGGTAAATTAACTGAGGCCGAAGCAAAGGAACGTACACAACTTCGTAAAGAATATTTAGATTCTTTCCGTTCTTCTTTCCGAAATACAATCGAAAACGTTCAAATTATTGATGCAACTGGTAATGATGTAACGCCAGAGAAAATAAAAGAAATTCAACGAAATAAATTGAACTAA
- a CDS encoding recombinase family protein, which produces MSKQNTAVIYTRVSTEKNTQETSLVRQEEELRRYASEMNFQVLEIFQDQHSGYEVERDGLLEMLDFIKEKNVPVLFVQDETRLGRGNARMAVLHLLQKNGTIVYSLNNAGQLSLNEMDTMLLEILAIVEEYQRKIHNAKIKRGMRRAVDNGYRPELNIKNRHNHEGRERIEVPIEEIVNLREKGLTFQEIASTLRGVGFQVSKATVHRRYIEYIEELEV; this is translated from the coding sequence ATGAGTAAACAGAACACTGCAGTCATTTATACACGGGTAAGTACAGAAAAAAATACGCAAGAGACTTCGCTTGTTCGACAAGAAGAAGAACTGCGACGCTATGCCAGTGAAATGAATTTTCAAGTATTAGAAATATTTCAGGATCAACATAGTGGCTATGAAGTTGAAAGGGATGGCCTCCTGGAAATGCTAGACTTTATAAAAGAGAAAAATGTACCAGTATTATTTGTGCAAGACGAAACGCGTTTAGGACGTGGTAATGCACGAATGGCTGTCCTGCATTTACTACAAAAAAATGGCACAATAGTTTATTCCTTAAATAACGCAGGACAGTTAAGCCTAAATGAGATGGATACGATGCTGCTAGAGATTTTAGCAATTGTGGAAGAGTATCAACGAAAAATTCACAATGCCAAAATAAAAAGGGGAATGAGACGTGCTGTTGATAATGGCTATCGTCCCGAGTTAAATATTAAAAATCGGCATAATCATGAAGGAAGAGAGAGAATAGAAGTTCCAATCGAGGAGATTGTTAATCTTCGAGAAAAAGGACTGACGTTCCAAGAAATCGCCTCAACTTTACGAGGGGTAGGCTTTCAAGTTAGCAAAGCAACTGTACATCGAAGATACATAGAATATATTGAAGAACTTGAAGTTTAA
- a CDS encoding sensor histidine kinase, with amino-acid sequence MISFLFRMVTLFLLFSSIAFGFTYIFLGSPTDEDWGFLFKTEFDELPVLAIIFITIAVLSFVISMWMSSVARSRETSATRYVKQLVEPDFTLKKKNVSFTLKKALIQANDLIETQRKSLQRMTNEKAEANDKLIQERIIAERQRLARELHDSVSQQLFAASMLLSAVTEQEDALGTSKPTLQQVEKIVQQAQLEMRALLLHLRPIALRNNTLAQGLTDLIQELQQKVYFNIDYRIEEIELSKAEEDHLFRIAQEALSNTLRHAKASEVELLLIARDNVGILRIQDNGEGFNIEDDKSTSYGLRNIAERAVEIGCSYKIVSVPGEGTIVEVKVPLGNKVDEAASLSKRSDVVELEKKEEATE; translated from the coding sequence ATGATTTCATTTCTATTTCGAATGGTAACATTATTTTTGTTATTCAGTAGCATTGCATTTGGATTCACCTATATCTTTTTAGGATCACCGACAGATGAGGACTGGGGATTTTTATTTAAAACCGAATTTGATGAACTCCCTGTACTTGCAATTATTTTCATCACTATCGCTGTTCTTAGCTTTGTCATTAGTATGTGGATGAGTTCTGTAGCAAGATCGAGAGAAACTTCAGCAACACGCTATGTGAAGCAATTAGTGGAACCAGACTTTACATTGAAAAAGAAAAATGTTTCGTTTACTTTGAAAAAAGCTTTAATCCAAGCGAATGATTTAATCGAAACACAGCGTAAAAGCTTACAGCGTATGACAAATGAAAAAGCGGAAGCAAATGACAAGCTTATTCAGGAGCGAATTATCGCTGAACGGCAACGCTTGGCTCGTGAATTACATGACTCCGTATCCCAGCAGCTTTTTGCCGCGTCCATGTTATTATCTGCCGTAACTGAGCAGGAAGATGCGCTCGGGACATCGAAACCTACATTACAGCAAGTGGAAAAAATTGTTCAGCAAGCTCAACTCGAAATGCGTGCTTTATTGCTTCATTTACGTCCGATTGCCTTAAGAAATAACACTTTAGCACAGGGCTTGACGGATCTGATTCAAGAACTGCAGCAGAAGGTTTATTTCAATATCGATTATCGTATCGAAGAAATTGAACTGTCTAAAGCGGAAGAAGACCATTTATTCCGCATTGCCCAAGAAGCCCTTTCGAATACTTTACGGCATGCAAAGGCTTCAGAAGTAGAATTACTGCTAATTGCCCGAGACAACGTAGGCATTTTACGAATCCAAGATAACGGTGAAGGCTTTAATATTGAAGACGATAAATCCACTTCATACGGATTACGAAATATCGCCGAACGTGCTGTTGAGATCGGTTGCTCCTACAAAATCGTCTCTGTTCCTGGCGAAGGAACAATTGTTGAGGTAAAGGTTCCGCTGGGAAACAAGGTCGACGAAGCCGCTAGTCTTTCTAAAAGAAGTGACGTAGTTGAGCTTGAAAAAAAAGAAGAGGCAACTGAGTAG
- a CDS encoding 3-oxoacid CoA-transferase subunit B: MSKRSLIIQRAVKEIKDGMAVNLGIGMPTLVANEIPSDFQVLLQSENGLLGIGAYPTEEEVDPDLINAGKETVTAVNGASFFDSAESFAMIRGGHIDLAILGGMEVSETGDLANWMIPGKMVKGMGGAMDLVHGAKRVIVVMEHVSKNGESKVKQTCTLPLTGQGVVHRLITDLAVFDFTKDGMVLIETAPGVTIDEVKRNTEAHFLIAENLTKSE; the protein is encoded by the coding sequence ATGTCTAAACGATCCTTAATTATCCAAAGAGCGGTAAAAGAAATCAAGGATGGAATGGCTGTCAACCTTGGAATAGGGATGCCGACTCTGGTTGCTAATGAAATCCCTTCTGACTTCCAGGTCCTTTTGCAATCTGAAAATGGTTTATTAGGCATTGGCGCCTATCCGACTGAAGAAGAAGTCGATCCGGATTTAATTAATGCAGGGAAGGAAACAGTTACCGCTGTGAACGGGGCGTCGTTTTTTGATAGCGCCGAAAGCTTTGCGATGATACGGGGCGGTCACATTGACTTGGCCATTTTAGGTGGAATGGAAGTTTCAGAAACAGGAGATTTAGCAAATTGGATGATTCCAGGCAAGATGGTGAAGGGCATGGGTGGTGCAATGGATTTAGTCCATGGAGCCAAACGCGTGATTGTCGTGATGGAACATGTGTCTAAAAATGGTGAATCAAAAGTAAAACAGACTTGTACTTTACCCTTGACTGGGCAGGGGGTCGTCCATCGCCTGATTACGGATCTAGCTGTTTTCGACTTTACCAAGGATGGCATGGTATTGATCGAAACCGCACCAGGTGTGACAATTGATGAAGTTAAAAGAAATACCGAGGCTCACTTTTTGATTGCAGAGAATTTGACTAAAAGTGAATAA
- a CDS encoding GGDEF domain-containing protein, with protein sequence MIIKDIISNLALLWSVIFLHTHFTSEIPITRSSPLSRRLLFGFLGGLFSNVLMQFSISIGNSIIDMRHIPIILIAFYGGAVPAVIGMVLVIFGRFLFGFNESSYAAAILIIVITLVSIFVFNTKLSKRTKLFIAVTVSNITFSILISYLLPDTKILVILIPSYWAISYLSAIVSIFLIRYIRNSQRLLNLYKVESSTDALTGLNNVRKFDTVFNELLKNVKAKDEKLSLLYIDIDFFKKVNDTYGHLEGDIVLKELGNILKNTTRSFDIVSRNGGEEFTVILLDCPLSRALELSERIRASVEDHSFFLSSQEKIAITVSIGVACYGETTQAASSLIEDADKAL encoded by the coding sequence ATGATAATTAAAGATATAATTTCTAACTTGGCCTTACTCTGGTCAGTTATTTTTTTACATACCCATTTTACTAGCGAGATTCCGATTACTCGGTCGAGTCCTCTCTCAAGACGACTATTATTTGGTTTTTTAGGTGGACTCTTTAGTAATGTTTTAATGCAATTTAGTATTAGCATAGGGAATAGCATCATCGATATGAGACATATTCCCATTATCTTAATTGCTTTTTATGGTGGCGCAGTTCCGGCAGTTATTGGAATGGTATTAGTAATTTTTGGTCGTTTTTTATTTGGTTTCAACGAATCCTCTTATGCTGCAGCGATCCTCATTATTGTCATTACTCTTGTCTCCATTTTTGTATTTAACACGAAATTATCGAAGCGAACTAAATTATTTATTGCAGTAACCGTTTCAAACATTACATTTTCAATTTTAATTTCCTATCTATTACCAGATACAAAGATACTTGTAATTCTTATACCTAGTTATTGGGCAATTTCCTACTTGTCTGCGATTGTTTCTATCTTTTTAATAAGATACATACGAAATTCTCAGAGATTATTAAATTTATATAAGGTAGAATCGTCTACTGATGCATTGACTGGTCTCAATAATGTAAGGAAATTTGATACTGTTTTTAATGAATTACTAAAAAACGTTAAAGCCAAGGATGAAAAGTTATCTTTGCTGTATATTGATATCGACTTTTTCAAAAAAGTGAATGATACTTATGGACATCTAGAAGGAGATATCGTCCTAAAAGAACTTGGTAACATTCTCAAAAATACGACAAGATCTTTTGATATCGTAAGTCGAAATGGTGGGGAAGAGTTTACTGTCATACTTTTAGATTGCCCATTGTCTCGTGCATTGGAATTAAGTGAGCGGATTAGAGCTTCTGTTGAAGATCATTCGTTTTTCTTAAGCTCTCAAGAGAAAATTGCTATTACAGTCTCAATTGGTGTAGCATGCTATGGTGAGACAACCCAAGCTGCCTCTTCATTAATCGAGGATGCAGACAAGGCGCTATAA
- the tkt gene encoding transketolase, with protein sequence MAQSADLLAINAIRTLSIDAIEKANSGHPGLPMGAAPMAYTLWTKQLRHNPQNPKWVNRDRFVLSAGHGSMLLYSLLHLGGYGLDMEEIKNFRQWGSKTPGHPEFGHTVGVEATTGPLGQGIAMSVGMAMAERHLAATYNKPGHEIVDHYTFALCGDGDLMEGVAAEAISLAGHLQLDKLIVLYDSNDISLDGDLAKSFSENVQKRFESYGWNYIHVADGTEVDAVNTAIEKAKQSEGKPTLIEIKTVIGFGSPNKSGKADSHGAPLGTDEVVLTKTAYGWEHEPFQIPEEVYSIFKEAAEKQGVQPEAEWNTKFESYKAEYPELADQFIKAMNNELPADFDAEVPVYEAGKSVATRSSSGDVINALAKKVPSFFGGSADLAGSNKTTIKGAGDFFPDTPEGRNIWFGVREFAMGAALNGMALHGGLNVFGGTFFVFSDYVRPAVRLSALMGLPVTYVFTHDSIAVGEDGPTHEPVEHLASLRAMPNLSVIRPADANESAEAWKLAVSSKNVPTVLVLSRQNLPVLDRSAELAKDGVAKGAYVVSQATKETPDAILIATGSEVSLAVEAQKQLLAEGIDASVVSMPSMDRFEHQSAEYKESVLPKAVTKRLAIEMGSSFGWHKYTGFDGDILAIDQFGASAPGEIVIEEYGFTVENVVAKVKGL encoded by the coding sequence ATGGCACAATCTGCTGATCTTTTAGCAATTAATGCAATCCGAACTTTATCAATTGACGCAATCGAAAAAGCGAACTCTGGTCACCCTGGTTTACCAATGGGGGCTGCCCCAATGGCTTATACTTTGTGGACAAAACAATTACGTCATAATCCACAAAATCCAAAATGGGTGAATCGCGATCGCTTTGTTCTTTCGGCTGGTCATGGTTCGATGCTACTATATAGCTTATTACACTTAGGTGGATATGGTTTAGATATGGAAGAAATTAAAAACTTCCGTCAATGGGGTTCTAAAACACCAGGACATCCTGAGTTTGGTCATACTGTCGGTGTAGAAGCAACAACAGGTCCTCTTGGTCAAGGGATTGCGATGTCTGTTGGTATGGCAATGGCTGAACGTCATTTAGCTGCTACATATAATAAACCAGGTCATGAAATCGTTGATCACTATACATTCGCTCTTTGCGGAGATGGGGATCTAATGGAAGGTGTTGCAGCGGAAGCAATTTCATTAGCTGGACACTTACAATTGGATAAATTAATTGTTTTATACGATTCAAATGATATTTCTTTAGACGGAGATTTAGCAAAATCCTTCTCTGAAAACGTACAAAAACGTTTCGAATCCTATGGCTGGAACTACATTCATGTAGCAGATGGTACAGAAGTAGATGCAGTAAACACTGCAATCGAGAAAGCGAAACAATCAGAAGGCAAACCAACACTAATTGAAATCAAAACGGTTATTGGTTTCGGTTCACCAAACAAATCTGGTAAAGCAGATTCTCATGGTGCGCCACTTGGTACTGATGAAGTTGTATTAACGAAAACAGCTTACGGTTGGGAACATGAGCCATTCCAAATTCCAGAGGAAGTCTATTCGATTTTCAAAGAAGCAGCTGAAAAACAAGGTGTTCAACCAGAGGCAGAATGGAACACAAAATTTGAAAGCTATAAAGCAGAATATCCAGAACTGGCTGATCAGTTCATTAAAGCAATGAACAATGAGCTTCCTGCAGACTTCGATGCAGAAGTACCAGTATACGAAGCTGGAAAATCAGTTGCAACACGTTCTTCATCAGGTGATGTAATCAATGCTCTAGCTAAAAAAGTCCCTTCATTCTTCGGAGGAAGTGCTGACCTTGCTGGTTCTAATAAAACAACGATTAAAGGTGCTGGGGATTTCTTCCCGGATACTCCTGAAGGTCGCAACATTTGGTTTGGTGTTCGTGAATTCGCAATGGGTGCAGCCTTAAACGGTATGGCTTTACACGGTGGATTAAATGTATTCGGTGGAACATTCTTCGTCTTCTCTGACTATGTTCGTCCAGCAGTGCGTTTATCTGCATTAATGGGCTTACCTGTAACATATGTATTCACACATGATTCCATTGCAGTAGGGGAAGATGGTCCAACGCATGAACCTGTTGAACACTTGGCTTCCTTACGTGCAATGCCAAATCTATCCGTAATTCGCCCAGCTGATGCAAATGAGTCAGCTGAAGCTTGGAAATTAGCTGTATCATCTAAAAATGTTCCAACTGTGTTGGTTCTTTCTCGTCAAAACCTACCAGTGCTTGATCGATCCGCGGAACTTGCAAAAGACGGTGTAGCAAAAGGTGCTTATGTTGTTTCACAAGCAACAAAAGAAACGCCAGATGCCATTTTAATTGCAACTGGTTCAGAAGTTTCTCTAGCTGTCGAAGCACAAAAACAATTATTAGCAGAAGGTATTGATGCATCTGTAGTGTCTATGCCATCAATGGATCGCTTCGAGCATCAATCAGCTGAATATAAAGAATCTGTGCTACCAAAAGCTGTAACTAAACGTTTAGCCATCGAAATGGGCTCTTCCTTCGGCTGGCATAAATATACTGGCTTCGATGGAGACATCCTAGCTATCGATCAATTCGGTGCAAGTGCTCCAGGCGAAATCGTTATTGAAGAGTACGGCTTTACTGTAGAGAACGTTGTAGCGAAAGTAAAAGGTCTATAA
- a CDS encoding MerR family transcriptional regulator, with product MTTYSISEVAKELNLTVYTLRYYDKEGLMPFVERTPNGTRLFKDSDITFLKVIQCLKSTGMPIKDIRNFIAWCSAGDSTLQQRYEMFIDRKATVEAQMEELKRTLEVIEHKTLYYKTALEAGTEDVLIDNKVGI from the coding sequence ATGACTACATATTCTATTAGTGAAGTTGCAAAAGAATTAAATCTCACAGTATACACCTTGCGATACTACGACAAAGAAGGACTCATGCCGTTTGTAGAACGGACACCTAACGGAACAAGATTGTTCAAAGATTCTGATATTACATTTCTTAAAGTAATTCAATGCTTAAAATCAACTGGAATGCCTATTAAGGATATTCGAAATTTTATAGCATGGTGCTCTGCTGGAGACTCTACCCTACAGCAAAGATACGAAATGTTCATCGATCGAAAAGCGACTGTAGAAGCACAAATGGAGGAACTGAAAAGAACACTTGAGGTAATTGAACATAAAACGCTATATTACAAAACTGCATTGGAAGCAGGTACGGAAGACGTACTTATAGATAACAAAGTAGGAATTTAA
- a CDS encoding response regulator transcription factor, translated as MIRILIADDHEMVRIGVSAYLSAQADMTVVGEAANGQQAVEKALELKPDIILMDNVMPIMTGAEATAQILQQWPNAKIMMVTSFLDDDKVYPALEAGAVSYILKTSNAKQIAEAIRKTINGETVLEPEVTTKMITRMRGNANVQLHEQLTEREMEVLLLVAQGKANQDIADELFIALKTVKTHVSNILAKLDVQDRTQAVVYAFQNGLVK; from the coding sequence ATGATAAGAATTTTAATTGCAGATGATCATGAAATGGTACGGATTGGGGTTTCCGCTTACCTTTCTGCACAGGCCGATATGACAGTCGTGGGAGAAGCCGCTAATGGCCAGCAAGCAGTTGAAAAAGCGCTGGAGCTCAAACCCGATATAATCTTGATGGACAATGTCATGCCGATCATGACTGGAGCAGAAGCAACCGCGCAAATTTTACAGCAATGGCCGAACGCTAAAATTATGATGGTAACGAGTTTCCTTGATGACGATAAAGTCTATCCGGCTCTTGAGGCTGGGGCAGTCAGCTACATACTAAAGACATCAAACGCAAAGCAAATTGCTGAAGCCATCCGTAAAACGATTAACGGTGAAACCGTACTGGAGCCAGAAGTAACAACAAAAATGATTACCCGAATGAGAGGTAATGCCAACGTCCAACTGCACGAACAGCTTACCGAACGTGAAATGGAAGTGCTTCTATTGGTCGCCCAAGGAAAAGCGAACCAGGATATCGCCGATGAATTATTCATTGCCTTAAAGACAGTAAAAACGCATGTCAGCAATATTTTAGCCAAGCTGGATGTTCAGGACCGTACGCAAGCAGTAGTCTATGCCTTTCAGAACGGACTTGTAAAGTAA
- the lexA gene encoding transcriptional repressor LexA, with amino-acid sequence MKKISKRQEDILTFIKEEVRTKGYPPSVREIGEAVGLASSSTVHGHLARLESKGLIRRDPTKPRAIEILDQEEVTVQKQSVVHVPLVGKVTAGLPITAIENIEEYFPLPDAYGTSEENLFMLEVMGESMIEAGILDGDYVVVKQTNTANNGEIVVAMTEDDEATVKRFFKEKTHFRLQPENSSMDPILVNKVSILGKVVGLYRNIH; translated from the coding sequence TTGAAAAAAATATCAAAAAGACAAGAAGATATTTTAACATTCATAAAAGAAGAGGTTCGCACAAAAGGTTATCCGCCTTCTGTTCGTGAAATCGGGGAAGCAGTAGGTCTTGCCTCAAGTTCAACTGTACATGGACATTTAGCTCGTTTAGAAAGCAAAGGCTTAATACGTCGAGATCCAACTAAACCACGTGCAATTGAAATTCTAGACCAAGAAGAAGTAACAGTTCAAAAGCAATCCGTTGTTCATGTTCCCTTAGTAGGGAAAGTTACAGCTGGTCTTCCAATCACTGCAATCGAAAATATAGAAGAATACTTCCCTCTTCCAGATGCTTACGGTACTAGTGAAGAAAACCTATTCATGCTAGAAGTAATGGGAGAATCAATGATTGAGGCCGGTATTTTGGATGGAGATTATGTCGTTGTTAAACAAACGAACACTGCAAATAACGGAGAAATTGTTGTAGCAATGACAGAAGATGATGAAGCAACAGTAAAACGTTTCTTCAAGGAAAAAACTCATTTCCGTCTACAACCTGAAAATTCAAGTATGGACCCAATCCTAGTAAATAAAGTATCAATTTTAGGTAAAGTAGTAGGCTTATATCGTAATATCCATTAA
- a CDS encoding CoA transferase subunit A gives MTKVINSLEMAIESLKDGDTILVGGFGLCGIPEYAIQAITKKDVKNLTVVSNNCGVDDWGLGLLLQNKQIKKMIASYVGENKIFEQQLLNGELEVELTPQGTLAERIRAGGAGIPAFYTATGVGTPIAEGKDTKVFDGKTYLEERAITGEFAFVKAWKADTLGNLVYRKTARNFNPIVATAGKITIAEVEEIVEAGTLDPDEIHTPAVYV, from the coding sequence ATGACTAAAGTAATTAATTCATTAGAAATGGCAATCGAGAGTTTAAAAGATGGCGACACAATTCTCGTGGGTGGATTTGGATTGTGTGGAATTCCAGAATATGCAATACAAGCAATTACAAAAAAAGACGTTAAAAATCTTACGGTCGTTAGTAATAACTGCGGGGTAGATGATTGGGGATTAGGACTATTATTGCAAAATAAGCAGATCAAAAAAATGATTGCTTCCTATGTAGGGGAGAATAAAATCTTTGAACAGCAGCTGCTAAATGGTGAGCTCGAAGTAGAGCTAACTCCCCAAGGAACGCTTGCAGAACGAATTCGAGCAGGCGGGGCGGGAATTCCTGCCTTTTATACGGCTACCGGGGTTGGGACTCCGATAGCCGAAGGGAAGGATACAAAAGTATTTGATGGAAAGACCTACCTAGAGGAAAGAGCCATTACTGGAGAGTTTGCATTTGTTAAGGCATGGAAAGCAGATACTCTAGGAAATCTCGTTTATCGGAAAACAGCCCGAAACTTTAATCCAATTGTAGCAACGGCTGGTAAGATTACAATTGCTGAGGTTGAGGAAATTGTTGAGGCAGGAACACTTGATCCGGACGAAATTCATACGCCGGCTGTTTATGTGTAG
- the liaF gene encoding cell wall-active antibiotics response protein LiaF: MNRFNTNQLTFIVIAILLIVFVELTIFGNDSTFLIIIGAILLYYSFSKSKKYLFWSGCFLIFIAILSIWSLRLLIVGVLIYILYKHVTKEQKVVNFNTQELEVKLEKNELVGNTSSPLDNYKWEDIHMQKFIGDVSLDLTDTILPAGTSVITIRQSIGKVTIVLPYEIPFRIQYSTILGEAKILGKNPKRLINEKLIFEDGEAQDAKRKLVIHVATWLGDVEVIRK, encoded by the coding sequence TTGAACAGATTTAATACGAACCAATTAACATTCATCGTCATCGCAATCCTTTTAATTGTGTTCGTGGAGCTCACAATTTTCGGGAACGACAGCACCTTTTTAATAATCATTGGGGCAATTCTTCTATATTATAGCTTTTCCAAAAGTAAGAAATATTTATTTTGGAGTGGTTGTTTCCTCATCTTCATTGCAATTTTATCCATTTGGAGCTTACGCCTACTAATTGTTGGGGTTTTAATTTACATACTTTATAAACACGTAACAAAAGAGCAGAAAGTTGTGAACTTCAATACACAAGAGCTTGAAGTAAAATTAGAGAAAAATGAACTCGTCGGTAATACCTCCTCCCCACTGGATAATTACAAATGGGAAGACATCCACATGCAAAAATTTATTGGCGATGTTTCTCTTGATTTAACTGATACAATTTTGCCTGCTGGCACTTCTGTCATTACAATTCGCCAATCCATCGGGAAAGTGACAATCGTGTTGCCTTATGAAATTCCGTTTCGTATTCAATATTCAACAATCCTAGGAGAAGCAAAAATTTTAGGAAAGAATCCTAAACGATTAATCAATGAAAAACTAATTTTTGAGGATGGAGAAGCTCAAGATGCAAAGCGTAAATTGGTTATCCATGTAGCAACTTGGCTCGGGGACGTGGAGGTGATCCGTAAATGA
- a CDS encoding LysM peptidoglycan-binding domain-containing protein, whose translation MNWLQKNTYIVVLFVAFFVMGAFLLITDKGNTTYEQIEIQHGDTLWTLAEQYRGKMTKQEWIKQVKTENGLTGEHIVAGHAITVPINEKSIYIANLKSEEELHSVEVAIKNP comes from the coding sequence ATGAACTGGTTACAAAAAAATACTTATATTGTGGTGTTATTCGTTGCTTTCTTTGTGATGGGAGCATTTCTATTAATTACTGATAAGGGCAATACAACATATGAACAAATTGAAATTCAGCATGGTGATACTTTATGGACGCTAGCAGAACAATATCGTGGTAAAATGACAAAACAAGAGTGGATCAAGCAAGTAAAAACTGAAAATGGACTTACTGGGGAACATATTGTTGCAGGACATGCTATTACGGTTCCAATTAATGAAAAAAGTATCTATATTGCAAATTTAAAGAGTGAAGAAGAGCTTCATTCAGTAGAGGTAGCGATTAAAAATCCATGA